The following proteins are co-located in the Desulfatitalea tepidiphila genome:
- the tssF gene encoding type VI secretion system baseplate subunit TssF: protein MFNQYFQNELANLRELGAEFSRRHPAVAPMLNGMSTDPDTERLMEGVAFLTAMLRQRLDDDFPEIIQELFQLIWPHYLRPIPSTTIVNFSPKAGLKQTVHVPRGVQLASEPVDGTLCYFQTCYDVDVHPLVLEKAQLEEKPGQPPVIRLALSLQGTRLSEWQPNTLRFHLAGDPRQAADIYLLLARHLKRIVLVPTGGGETCTLSAEHLKPAGFGAKDALLPYPAQSFSGYRIIQEYFILPEKFLFLDIDGVGAWRQRGGGDRFDIRFELEGLPFAAPRIRKENFALAATPAINLFPHDADPIRLDHRKSEYLVRPAGSNDRNYQAYAIDSVTGYIQGTAQERSYRPFEMFSPNPEADPTFHVNIRQSPVRQGFDFYLSVAYPPGTGEPPIETLSVDLQCTNGLLPEGLQTGDIRYATSSTPEFVEFQNIRPPTSTIVPQLGRNLHWKLLSHLCLNYRSLASAPNLKALLELYNFEESRDRPAFLANQKKVAGIESVSTRTADRLVNRVIMRGREIHLGLRQDHFAGIGDLFLFGSVLDHFLGLYASLNTFTQLVVREALKGEVYQWPPRIGEHPLI, encoded by the coding sequence ATGTTCAATCAATACTTCCAAAACGAGCTGGCCAACCTGAGAGAATTGGGCGCCGAATTTTCACGCCGTCATCCGGCGGTGGCGCCGATGCTCAATGGTATGTCCACCGATCCGGACACCGAACGGTTGATGGAGGGGGTCGCTTTTTTGACCGCCATGCTGCGGCAACGTCTGGACGATGACTTCCCCGAAATCATCCAGGAGCTTTTCCAGCTGATCTGGCCGCACTACCTGCGTCCCATACCATCGACGACCATCGTCAATTTTTCTCCCAAGGCCGGCTTGAAGCAGACCGTTCATGTGCCCAGGGGGGTACAGCTGGCATCCGAACCGGTGGATGGCACCCTGTGCTATTTCCAGACCTGCTATGATGTGGATGTCCATCCGCTGGTGCTGGAAAAGGCGCAACTGGAAGAGAAGCCCGGTCAACCGCCGGTCATTCGTCTGGCATTGTCACTGCAAGGCACGCGGCTCTCCGAATGGCAGCCCAACACCCTGCGGTTCCATCTGGCCGGAGACCCGAGGCAGGCCGCCGACATCTATCTTCTGCTGGCTCGCCATTTGAAACGCATCGTCTTAGTTCCGACCGGCGGCGGGGAGACGTGCACCCTTTCAGCGGAACATCTCAAACCGGCCGGTTTCGGGGCAAAGGATGCCTTGCTGCCGTACCCGGCGCAATCCTTCTCCGGGTATCGAATCATCCAGGAGTATTTTATTCTGCCGGAAAAGTTTCTTTTTTTAGATATCGACGGGGTTGGGGCCTGGCGCCAGCGGGGCGGCGGCGACCGCTTTGACATTCGCTTCGAGCTCGAGGGCCTGCCATTTGCCGCGCCCAGGATTCGAAAGGAAAACTTTGCTCTTGCGGCAACCCCTGCGATCAATTTGTTTCCCCACGATGCAGACCCGATCCGGCTCGATCATCGCAAAAGCGAATATCTGGTGAGACCGGCGGGAAGCAACGATCGCAATTATCAGGCGTATGCCATCGACAGCGTGACCGGATACATACAGGGCACAGCCCAGGAACGCAGCTACCGACCTTTCGAAATGTTTTCACCCAATCCTGAAGCCGATCCCACATTTCATGTCAACATCCGTCAGTCGCCGGTGCGCCAGGGCTTTGATTTTTACCTGTCGGTGGCCTATCCCCCCGGAACCGGTGAACCGCCGATAGAAACATTGTCCGTGGATCTGCAGTGCACGAACGGGCTTCTGCCGGAAGGGCTGCAAACCGGTGATATCCGCTACGCCACCAGCAGCACCCCTGAATTCGTCGAATTTCAAAACATCAGGCCGCCCACATCGACGATCGTGCCCCAACTGGGACGCAATCTGCACTGGAAGCTGCTGTCGCATTTGTGCTTGAATTATCGTTCATTGGCCAGCGCACCGAATCTCAAGGCCCTGCTCGAGCTGTACAATTTTGAAGAAAGCCGGGACCGCCCGGCCTTTCTGGCCAATCAGAAGAAAGTGGCCGGCATCGAAAGCGTGTCGACCCGCACGGCCGACAGGTTGGTGAATCGGGTCATCATGCGCGGTCGCGAGATTCATCTGGGTTTGCGCCAGGACCACTTCGCCGGCATTGGGGATCTGTTTCTTTTTGGTTCGGTACTCGACCATTTTCTGGGATTGTACGCATCCCTGAACACCTTTACGCAACTCGTCGTCAGAGAGGCCTTGAAAGGAGAGGTCTATCAATGGCCGCCGCGCATCGGAGAACATCCGCTGATTTAA
- the tssG gene encoding type VI secretion system baseplate subunit TssG gives MAAAHRRTSADLTPVPGNPISQALTTQAGGYSFFQAIRLLRHLTREEASTEEAHRVGRIRVRPNLSLSFPSSDLETIERVEEDDHFRVTANFLGLYGCASPLPTFYTEDLLAEAAQDESVSREFIDIFNQRLYDLLYEGWLKYRQYLNVAETKDARYIERLYCLLGLGPEPLRQSHGLPGGDFRLLRYIGLFTQFPRSAEGLGALLRDVFPGITLTVVPCVLRKAVIPASQRMCLGQSGGRLGIDSYVGQEIDDRMGKFRIQIGPLAQAEFLKFTPGKENHNLLTAFTESYLADPLAYEVELILGAHQAKTTALGNPVRSVLGVTTWVFSTPHLGEVRTRFNVQRA, from the coding sequence ATGGCCGCCGCGCATCGGAGAACATCCGCTGATTTAACGCCGGTCCCCGGCAACCCGATCTCCCAGGCGCTGACGACCCAGGCGGGCGGTTATTCATTCTTCCAGGCCATACGCCTGCTTCGCCACCTCACCCGCGAAGAGGCTTCCACGGAGGAAGCACACCGCGTCGGCAGGATCCGCGTCAGGCCCAACCTCTCGCTGTCATTTCCCTCCTCGGACCTCGAGACGATCGAACGGGTCGAGGAGGACGATCATTTTCGTGTCACAGCAAATTTTTTAGGGCTGTACGGCTGCGCATCACCGCTGCCGACCTTTTACACCGAAGATCTGCTGGCCGAAGCGGCCCAGGACGAATCGGTTTCCAGGGAATTCATCGATATCTTCAATCAGCGCCTCTATGACCTCCTGTATGAGGGATGGTTGAAGTATCGTCAGTATCTGAACGTCGCCGAAACCAAAGACGCCCGATATATCGAGCGGCTCTATTGTCTATTGGGCCTCGGGCCTGAACCGCTGCGCCAATCCCATGGCTTGCCGGGCGGAGATTTCCGCCTGTTGCGCTACATCGGACTCTTTACACAGTTTCCCAGATCGGCGGAGGGATTGGGCGCGCTGCTTCGGGATGTGTTTCCCGGCATTACGCTGACGGTCGTGCCGTGCGTGTTGCGCAAGGCCGTTATCCCAGCGTCCCAGCGGATGTGCCTCGGCCAATCGGGAGGACGGCTGGGGATAGACAGCTACGTGGGCCAGGAAATCGATGATCGCATGGGCAAATTCCGGATTCAGATCGGCCCCTTGGCGCAGGCGGAGTTTTTGAAATTTACCCCGGGCAAGGAAAACCACAACCTGTTGACTGCATTCACGGAAAGCTATCTGGCCGATCCCCTGGCGTATGAGGTGGAGCTGATCCTTGGCGCTCACCAGGCCAAAACCACGGCGTTGGGCAATCCGGTGAGGTCCGTGTTGGGAGTGACCACCTGGGTGTTTTCGACGCCACATCTTGGAGAGGTGCGCACGCGCTTTAACGTTCAGCGCGCTTGA
- the tssH gene encoding type VI secretion system ATPase TssH, whose amino-acid sequence MISVDIKALLRRMNGYCTGALESAAGLCVSRTHYEVTVEHMMLKLLEDQQADLPLILRHQNIDGGQLRKALSDSLEDFKTGNAAKPVFSPLLLEWLQDAWLTASVDLDEARIRSGALLLAFLNRPHQFGSGAYVDLIRGVGRDAVLAGFWDMVKGSSEKAVRTSEVEGEAAAPGEATALKRFCVDFTAKAAAGEIDPVFGRDREIRQMVDILARRRKNNPIVVGEAGVGKTAVVEGLALRVVEGDVPELLSDVAIIGLDMGLLQAGAGMKGEFENRLKSVINEIKSSEKPIILFIDEAHTLIGAGGQAGMSDAANLLKPALARGELRTVAATTWSEYKKYFEKDAALARRFQLVKLDEPSEDTAKLILRGLKEKYENAHHVVVRDDAIAAAAEMSSRYISGRQLPDKAVDLLDTSAARVKILLSAKPDIVEDLERRIQALTREMKAIARDEQHGLAVDAERQAALNQEREQLETTLEETRRRWLEEQALARKVIEIRERLAEAAQAGENIEAVKEELRQSTADLAQLQGDSPLVRTEVDPDVVAKVVSDWTGIPLGKVMRDEARNIIKLEENLRQRIKGQDQALGIIAQTIKAAKSGLKDPHQPLGVFLLVGPSGVGKTETGLAVADLLFGGESFMVSINMSEFQEKHTVSRLIGSPPGYVGYGEGGVLSEAVRQRPYSVVLLDEVEKGHPEVLNLFYQVFDKGMLADGEGREIDFKNTAIFLTSNLATDVVTEMCAGEEVPPLEVISSAIRPILSQYFKPALLARMNVVPFKILPPDILKDIVELKLNKLVRRMHQTHRIEMHYAQAVVDQIAARCTEVETGARNIDYIMNGTVMPRMSQEILTYMTTGEMPAQVRLDLDDSGGFTVTFGG is encoded by the coding sequence ATGATTTCAGTGGACATCAAAGCGCTGCTTCGCCGAATGAACGGTTATTGCACCGGTGCCCTGGAGAGCGCTGCCGGGCTATGCGTGTCGCGCACCCATTACGAGGTGACGGTGGAGCACATGATGCTCAAACTGCTCGAGGATCAGCAGGCCGACTTGCCGCTTATTCTCAGACATCAGAATATCGATGGCGGACAACTACGCAAGGCACTGTCCGACAGCCTGGAAGATTTCAAGACCGGCAATGCGGCCAAGCCGGTGTTTTCACCGCTGCTGCTCGAGTGGCTCCAGGATGCGTGGCTGACCGCCTCAGTGGATCTGGACGAGGCACGGATTCGTTCCGGCGCCCTTTTGCTGGCATTTCTCAATCGCCCCCACCAGTTCGGCAGCGGCGCTTACGTGGATCTGATCAGGGGAGTCGGTCGCGACGCCGTTTTGGCTGGTTTCTGGGACATGGTGAAAGGTTCGTCTGAAAAGGCCGTGAGGACCTCGGAAGTGGAGGGCGAGGCTGCGGCGCCGGGAGAGGCGACGGCCCTCAAGCGTTTCTGCGTGGATTTTACGGCCAAGGCCGCCGCGGGGGAGATCGACCCGGTGTTTGGACGTGACCGGGAGATCCGACAAATGGTGGATATCCTGGCCCGGCGGCGCAAGAACAATCCCATCGTCGTCGGCGAGGCCGGGGTGGGTAAGACGGCCGTGGTCGAAGGGTTGGCCCTGCGAGTGGTCGAGGGGGACGTACCTGAACTGCTCAGCGATGTGGCCATTATCGGTCTCGATATGGGCCTGCTGCAGGCCGGGGCAGGCATGAAAGGAGAATTCGAAAATCGACTCAAGTCGGTGATCAATGAAATCAAATCCTCCGAAAAGCCGATCATCCTGTTTATCGATGAGGCTCACACCCTGATCGGGGCCGGCGGGCAGGCCGGCATGAGCGATGCGGCCAACCTGCTTAAACCGGCTCTGGCGCGGGGTGAGTTGCGCACCGTGGCGGCCACCACCTGGTCGGAGTATAAGAAGTACTTTGAAAAGGACGCGGCGCTGGCGCGGCGATTCCAGCTGGTCAAGTTGGACGAACCGTCGGAGGATACGGCCAAGTTGATTTTGAGAGGATTGAAAGAAAAGTACGAAAACGCGCACCATGTGGTGGTGCGCGACGATGCCATCGCTGCGGCGGCGGAAATGTCCAGCCGTTATATCTCCGGCCGCCAGTTGCCGGACAAGGCCGTGGACCTGCTCGATACCAGCGCGGCCCGTGTCAAGATTCTCCTCAGCGCAAAGCCGGATATCGTGGAAGATCTGGAGCGCCGTATCCAGGCCCTGACACGGGAGATGAAGGCCATTGCCCGCGATGAGCAGCATGGCCTTGCCGTGGATGCGGAGCGGCAGGCGGCCTTGAACCAGGAGCGGGAACAGCTGGAGACGACACTCGAAGAGACCCGCCGGCGATGGCTCGAGGAACAGGCCCTGGCCCGGAAGGTCATCGAGATCCGCGAGCGGCTTGCGGAGGCGGCCCAGGCCGGTGAAAATATCGAGGCCGTCAAGGAGGAGCTGCGCCAAAGCACGGCCGATTTGGCGCAACTGCAAGGGGATTCTCCTCTGGTCCGTACCGAAGTGGATCCGGATGTTGTGGCCAAGGTCGTGTCCGACTGGACCGGCATCCCATTGGGTAAGGTGATGCGCGACGAGGCGCGCAACATCATCAAGCTGGAAGAGAACCTGCGACAGCGCATCAAGGGGCAGGACCAGGCCCTTGGCATCATCGCCCAGACGATCAAGGCGGCCAAATCGGGTCTGAAAGACCCCCATCAACCCTTAGGGGTCTTTCTTCTGGTGGGGCCCAGCGGGGTCGGCAAAACCGAGACGGGTCTGGCGGTCGCGGACCTGCTGTTCGGGGGCGAGAGCTTCATGGTCTCGATCAATATGAGCGAATTCCAGGAAAAGCACACGGTCAGTCGGCTGATCGGTTCCCCGCCGGGCTATGTCGGCTACGGGGAAGGGGGGGTGTTGAGCGAGGCGGTGCGTCAGCGTCCATACTCGGTGGTGCTGCTGGATGAGGTGGAAAAAGGGCATCCCGAAGTGCTCAATCTCTTTTACCAGGTGTTCGACAAAGGCATGCTGGCCGACGGCGAGGGGCGCGAGATCGATTTCAAGAATACCGCCATTTTTCTCACCAGCAACCTGGCCACGGACGTGGTGACCGAAATGTGCGCAGGTGAAGAGGTGCCGCCCCTGGAGGTGATCAGCTCGGCCATTCGTCCCATCCTCAGCCAATACTTCAAGCCGGCGCTCCTGGCCCGCATGAACGTGGTCCCCTTCAAGATACTGCCCCCCGATATTCTCAAGGATATCGTCGAGCTCAAACTGAACAAGTTGGTCCGCCGCATGCATCAAACCCACCGGATCGAGATGCACTACGCCCAGGCCGTCGTGGACCAGATCGCCGCCCGATGCACCGAGGTGGAGACCGGTGCCCGCAATATCGACTACATCATGAACGGCACCGTCATGCCACGCATGTCACAGGAGATTCTGACCTACATGACGACCGGTGAGATGCCGGCCCAGGTTCGCCTCGACCTGGACGACAGCGGCGGGTTTACCGTCACCTTTGGAGGATGA
- a CDS encoding type VI secretion system Vgr family protein, with protein MAVQLMANAPRFTFFADGNELSVYEFKVRERISELFEGNIKLVSEQEYGFEDIIGKTALLTVEGPDGDRHLNGLVHRFMLIGTRGRFFLYEAHLVPQVHLLTLRRDCRIFQNQSVPDIVKKVLDDGGVAGDLFTFRLKGTYAARDYCVQYRESDWAFISRLLAEEGIFYFFEHSNENHRLVFGDGTVNYQPIGGNEQVTVHPGAGLVADEEAIQELQVSRQIRSGQYATKDFNFEKPSLTLSAENSDVEHRHLEIYDYPGEFDTPEQGRHYAQVRLQQAVMFKETAEGKGTVCRFVPGFTFKLAGHAMERLNQAYLLVGVTHTGAQAQVLEEMAETESSTHYENRFLAVPSEVTIRPEAVYAKPVIEGVQTAIVTGPDEEEIYTDRHGRVKVQFHWDRVGKRNENSSCWIRVSQQWAGAGWGAMFIPRVGQEVIVDFIEGDPDRPIITGRVYHGTNTPPYALPAEKTKSTIKSNTYKKGNGSNEIRFEDKKGNEEIYLHGQKDWTIAINSNKSQTIGYNESLSVGNDRTKTVGKNQQITVGQHHTETVGGSMSVGVAQNMSESIGLAKSLSIGGAYQATVGGAMNETVGGAKTEQVGAAKSVAVGAHSSEVVGGNKSVDVGKSMVETIGDEFVLNSGGSMNMKAGDDYALTVSNNGVMDIGDQLTIKVGAASITLKKNGDITIKGKKINIQGSGDVTIKGSKIKEN; from the coding sequence ATGGCTGTCCAATTAATGGCGAATGCGCCCCGCTTCACCTTTTTTGCTGATGGCAATGAGCTGAGCGTATATGAATTCAAGGTGCGCGAGCGCATCTCCGAGCTGTTCGAAGGCAACATCAAACTGGTTTCGGAACAGGAGTATGGTTTCGAGGATATCATCGGTAAAACCGCCCTGCTGACCGTCGAAGGTCCGGATGGGGATCGCCATTTGAACGGACTGGTGCACCGTTTCATGCTGATCGGCACCAGGGGGCGATTTTTTCTCTACGAAGCCCATCTGGTCCCCCAGGTCCATTTGCTCACGCTGCGGCGGGATTGCCGCATCTTTCAGAATCAAAGCGTTCCCGATATCGTCAAAAAGGTTCTCGATGACGGCGGCGTGGCAGGCGATCTGTTCACGTTCCGATTGAAGGGGACTTACGCCGCGCGGGACTATTGCGTTCAATATCGCGAAAGTGATTGGGCGTTTATATCGCGCCTTCTCGCAGAGGAGGGGATATTCTACTTCTTCGAGCATTCGAACGAAAATCACCGGCTGGTGTTCGGAGATGGTACGGTCAACTACCAACCCATTGGGGGCAATGAGCAGGTGACAGTTCACCCAGGCGCCGGCCTGGTCGCCGATGAAGAGGCCATACAGGAGCTTCAGGTGAGCCGGCAAATCCGATCGGGTCAGTATGCCACGAAGGATTTTAACTTCGAAAAGCCTTCCCTGACTCTGAGCGCCGAGAATTCGGACGTTGAGCATCGGCATCTGGAAATTTACGATTATCCGGGTGAATTCGACACCCCGGAACAGGGTCGCCACTATGCCCAAGTGCGGCTGCAGCAGGCCGTGATGTTCAAGGAGACGGCCGAGGGAAAAGGCACGGTTTGCCGCTTCGTGCCGGGTTTTACCTTCAAACTGGCCGGGCACGCCATGGAGCGCCTGAACCAGGCCTATTTACTGGTGGGGGTCACCCACACGGGCGCGCAAGCCCAGGTGCTTGAAGAGATGGCCGAAACGGAGTCATCGACCCACTATGAAAACCGCTTTCTGGCAGTGCCGTCGGAAGTGACCATCCGACCCGAGGCCGTCTATGCCAAGCCTGTGATCGAAGGGGTGCAGACCGCCATCGTCACGGGTCCGGACGAAGAGGAGATTTATACGGACCGCCACGGCCGGGTCAAAGTACAATTTCATTGGGATCGCGTCGGCAAAAGGAATGAAAACAGTTCGTGCTGGATTCGCGTGAGCCAGCAATGGGCCGGCGCCGGCTGGGGTGCCATGTTCATTCCCAGGGTCGGTCAGGAGGTGATTGTCGATTTCATCGAAGGCGATCCGGACCGGCCCATCATCACCGGACGGGTCTATCATGGCACCAATACGCCCCCGTATGCACTGCCGGCAGAGAAGACCAAAAGCACGATAAAGTCCAATACGTACAAGAAGGGCAATGGTTCCAACGAAATCCGTTTCGAAGACAAGAAGGGCAATGAAGAGATTTACCTGCACGGCCAGAAAGATTGGACCATCGCCATCAACAGCAACAAGTCGCAGACCATCGGTTATAATGAAAGCCTGTCGGTGGGCAACGACCGCACCAAAACCGTAGGCAAGAATCAACAAATCACCGTGGGGCAGCATCATACCGAGACGGTGGGCGGCAGTATGAGCGTCGGTGTGGCCCAGAACATGAGCGAGTCCATCGGCCTGGCCAAATCGCTCTCCATTGGCGGTGCCTATCAAGCCACCGTCGGCGGGGCCATGAACGAGACCGTCGGCGGCGCCAAGACCGAGCAGGTCGGCGCTGCCAAGAGCGTGGCCGTGGGGGCCCACAGCAGCGAAGTGGTCGGCGGCAACAAATCCGTGGATGTCGGCAAGAGCATGGTCGAAACCATCGGAGACGAGTTCGTCCTGAATTCAGGCGGGTCCATGAATATGAAGGCCGGAGACGACTATGCATTGACGGTATCCAACAATGGCGTCATGGACATCGGGGACCAGTTGACCATCAAAGTGGGGGCTGCGTCGATCACCCTCAAGAAAAACGGCGATATCACCATCAAGGGGAAGAAAATCAATATCCAGGGATCCGGCGATGTCACCATCAAAGGAAGTAAAATCAAGGAGAATTGA
- a CDS encoding DUF6484 domain-containing protein, whose translation MAEKRLHLLERGHDRKEKDSDASGSWPAGNRDTIIGRITAVTADGAIWVDFEDHPGQPLRAVTTASISIQDVGREVLILFERGDRRRPIVVGCLSDKAAQAPAQQIALELDRRSPDEIRVDGRQVVIEAAQELLLKCGEGSILVKHDGSIVIKGTRIVSRAKGIQKIKGAAVSIN comes from the coding sequence ATGGCTGAAAAGCGTCTGCATCTTCTGGAACGCGGCCACGACAGAAAGGAGAAGGATAGCGACGCGAGCGGTTCATGGCCCGCCGGGAACAGGGATACCATCATCGGGCGCATCACCGCGGTGACGGCAGACGGAGCGATCTGGGTCGATTTCGAGGACCATCCCGGGCAGCCGTTGCGCGCCGTGACCACTGCCAGCATATCCATACAAGATGTGGGCCGCGAGGTGTTGATTCTCTTCGAAAGGGGAGACCGGCGGCGGCCCATCGTCGTGGGCTGCCTTTCGGACAAGGCGGCCCAGGCCCCGGCGCAACAGATAGCGCTCGAACTGGACCGGCGCAGCCCTGACGAGATACGGGTCGACGGCCGGCAGGTGGTGATCGAGGCGGCTCAGGAGTTGCTGCTGAAATGCGGAGAGGGTTCCATCCTGGTGAAACACGACGGCAGCATCGTGATCAAGGGGACCCGAATCGTCAGCCGCGCCAAGGGGATTCAAAAGATCAAGGGCGCGGCCGTCAGCATCAATTGA
- a CDS encoding DUF2169 family type VI secretion system accessory protein, whose protein sequence is MLQLENETPFCANMTLLADERGVDHVILTVKATFEVGEGVSVAERQDDLVEADVYWGEPGVSSLKYASEIHLPKPATDIVAVGEACAPDETPVTHLVVAVAVADRLKTIRVFGDRYWESGLVGLAASAPRPFVRMPLVYEQAFGGTIESDSGSGRRFVEPRNPVGAGLNAGRKKAEIKGRPLPNLEHPRQRIRHPGDTSAPACFGFVAPSWMPRRKYAGTYDEGWVKRRAPFLPDDFDARFFNAAHPDLTCRGFLKGGEPVNVLNMCPGGSLRFQLPVCDMDARVTIAGRTSAMPLTIETLLLEPGRSRFALLWRGKAPCDKRSLQVEEVRLTVNRLKF, encoded by the coding sequence ATGCTGCAACTTGAAAACGAGACGCCCTTTTGCGCCAATATGACCCTGCTTGCCGATGAGCGAGGTGTGGATCACGTGATCCTTACCGTCAAGGCCACCTTCGAGGTCGGCGAGGGTGTCTCGGTGGCCGAACGGCAGGACGATCTGGTCGAGGCCGACGTTTACTGGGGGGAGCCGGGCGTGTCGAGCTTGAAATATGCTTCCGAGATTCATCTTCCCAAACCCGCAACGGACATCGTCGCCGTGGGGGAGGCGTGCGCTCCCGATGAAACACCGGTGACCCATCTTGTCGTGGCGGTCGCCGTGGCCGACCGGCTGAAGACCATTCGTGTTTTCGGAGACCGGTATTGGGAAAGCGGCCTCGTTGGGCTCGCCGCTTCTGCGCCCCGGCCCTTCGTGCGGATGCCCCTGGTCTATGAGCAGGCGTTCGGCGGCACCATAGAATCCGACAGCGGCTCAGGGCGAAGGTTTGTCGAACCGCGCAATCCGGTGGGCGCAGGGCTCAATGCCGGGCGTAAAAAGGCAGAGATCAAAGGCAGGCCGTTGCCCAACCTGGAACATCCCCGTCAGCGCATCCGGCATCCAGGCGACACCTCAGCTCCGGCCTGTTTCGGTTTTGTCGCCCCGTCATGGATGCCGCGCCGAAAGTATGCCGGTACCTATGACGAAGGATGGGTGAAGCGCCGGGCGCCTTTTTTGCCTGACGATTTCGATGCCCGTTTTTTCAATGCCGCACATCCTGATCTGACCTGTCGCGGCTTTTTGAAGGGGGGGGAACCGGTCAACGTGTTGAACATGTGCCCCGGGGGGTCGCTGAGGTTCCAGTTGCCGGTGTGTGACATGGACGCACGGGTGACCATTGCCGGACGCACCTCCGCGATGCCTTTGACCATCGAAACCCTGCTGCTGGAGCCGGGCCGTTCGCGGTTTGCCCTGTTGTGGCGCGGAAAGGCGCCCTGTGACAAACGGAGTTTGCAGGTTGAGGAGGTTCGTTTGACGGTGAACCGTCTGAAATTTTGA
- a CDS encoding beta-ketoacyl synthase N-terminal-like domain-containing protein, protein MSEHGKNTAADEVIVIVQIGVTTAVGLDGLQTCASVRAGISGFYELDWMDKVAHPFVAAFLPDDCLPPISGRDRSEGLDDRAYRMLGLAQMALEQIQGVEEAVALMLGWPEKESPPCGAEPWLARLSDPSPVPIDTVNSRVFETGRASGLTALHHACKVLRAGQAEALLVGAVDTYKDLVLMGRLDRAARIKSPANLDGFIPGEGAGFLLVTSLRNARVRQWPVICTVESTAVGFEEGHLFSEAPYRGEGLAATVDALLGAVPVHLDRPRCVFSSMNGEYYWAKEWGVAAVRCRDYLDPGARFEHPADCFGDMGAACGPGMVALAAIGMQKGYLPGPALVYGASDGGERAAALVARLEER, encoded by the coding sequence ATGTCCGAACACGGAAAGAATACGGCCGCTGACGAGGTCATCGTCATCGTTCAGATCGGCGTGACCACGGCCGTGGGGCTGGATGGCCTTCAGACCTGTGCGTCGGTTCGGGCCGGCATTTCGGGATTTTACGAGCTTGACTGGATGGACAAGGTGGCCCACCCGTTCGTAGCCGCCTTCTTGCCCGATGACTGCCTGCCACCCATTTCCGGGCGGGATCGGTCCGAGGGTTTGGACGATCGAGCCTATCGGATGCTCGGTCTGGCGCAAATGGCCCTGGAACAGATCCAGGGCGTTGAAGAAGCCGTAGCGCTGATGCTTGGATGGCCGGAAAAGGAGAGCCCGCCTTGCGGTGCCGAACCCTGGCTGGCACGTTTGAGCGACCCATCCCCGGTGCCCATCGACACGGTGAACAGTCGTGTGTTCGAAACGGGCCGAGCGTCCGGACTGACCGCCCTGCATCACGCCTGTAAGGTGCTGCGCGCCGGCCAGGCCGAAGCCTTGCTGGTGGGCGCGGTGGACACCTACAAGGATCTGGTGCTCATGGGCCGGCTCGATCGGGCAGCGAGAATCAAATCCCCTGCCAATCTGGATGGTTTCATCCCCGGTGAAGGGGCCGGTTTTCTGCTGGTGACCTCCCTGAGAAACGCCCGGGTCCGTCAATGGCCGGTGATTTGCACCGTCGAATCGACGGCCGTTGGCTTCGAAGAGGGCCATCTTTTCAGCGAGGCGCCCTATCGCGGCGAAGGCCTGGCAGCCACGGTAGATGCCCTGCTAGGCGCCGTACCGGTTCATCTGGACCGTCCCCGATGCGTCTTTTCCAGCATGAACGGGGAGTACTACTGGGCCAAGGAGTGGGGCGTGGCGGCCGTGAGGTGCCGTGACTATCTCGATCCGGGAGCCCGCTTCGAGCACCCGGCGGACTGCTTCGGAGACATGGGCGCTGCATGCGGCCCGGGAATGGTTGCGTTGGCGGCCATCGGTATGCAGAAAGGCTACCTG